One genomic window of Haloarchaeobius salinus includes the following:
- a CDS encoding HalX domain-containing protein: MADSPAVLIVEDEPDLANLYAAWLRDACTVKTAYNGSQALEAMDDSRDIVLLDRRMPGLSGDQVLSTIRERELDTRVAMVTAVEPDFDIIQMGFDDYLVKPVSKEDLLSTIDQLLLRSTYDEQIQQFFALASKKALLDSQKTEAELRASEKYARLEDRLNVMRAQIDETITELSNHDAYRRVCQDLSRTD, encoded by the coding sequence GTGGCGGACTCGCCCGCGGTCCTCATCGTCGAGGACGAACCCGACCTGGCGAACCTGTACGCCGCGTGGCTCAGGGACGCCTGTACCGTGAAGACGGCCTACAACGGCAGTCAGGCGCTCGAGGCCATGGACGACTCGCGCGACATCGTCCTGCTCGACCGCCGGATGCCCGGGCTCTCCGGCGATCAGGTGCTCTCGACCATCCGCGAGCGCGAGCTCGACACCAGGGTGGCGATGGTGACCGCGGTCGAGCCCGACTTCGACATCATCCAGATGGGCTTCGACGACTACCTCGTCAAGCCGGTTTCGAAGGAGGACCTCCTCTCGACCATCGACCAGCTGCTCCTGCGGTCGACCTACGACGAGCAGATTCAGCAGTTCTTCGCGCTCGCCTCGAAGAAGGCGCTGCTGGACTCCCAGAAGACCGAGGCCGAGCTGCGGGCCTCCGAGAAGTACGCCAGACTGGAGGACCGGTTGAACGTGATGCGCGCCCAGATCGACGAGACCATCACCGAGCTGTCGAACCACGACGCCTACCGGCGGGTCTGTCAGGACCTCTCCAGAACCGACTGA
- a CDS encoding sensor histidine kinase, with the protein MNNGPHATDRSVPILDRVEDAFFALDADWRFTYINDRAESMLKRSRRQLIGRVMWDEFPETVETQFPEGFHQAMETQEPVSFEVYHNPLDTWFEANAYPSGSGLSVYLRDITDRKERENELAQHARVVEAVHDGVLTVDDDDRIASVNEAIEETLGASRDELVGQPIRRLPELASIDSEGAMAIGEAIGTLQSGETSYQRFELSFVDADGEERIGEMRMVPLGEGLASVAGVIRDVTEQREYEETVDSLHEVTRWLFGAEDAAEICSVAVHAADELLDLPISGVWLLDDERGCLDPMAATMGAHTELGGLPQFYEGEGLVWDVYREGEPKMFDDLTEETGLYNEDTPLRSEIIVPIGTHGVIMTGSTRVEGFDDTDLELVSLLASNTEAALDRSDREKLLQDRKQSLARQSERLRAVADILSEDLQQHLDEVASEFDAESQDPAVTETLTRAEELVDDVLEFARDQSAMGSRSSVDFESTLADALDASIAEDMTVYLEFEGSVRAERARFVHMLETVFNDVTTRAEGDATVRIGPVEDDATGKPTGFYILDDAAAIPETEFDRVFEPETTTGSERSGLGLAVAREIAEAHGWEVDVSTGQAGGTQFSVTGMVTFEVSRR; encoded by the coding sequence GTGAACAACGGGCCGCACGCGACGGACCGCTCGGTCCCGATCCTCGACCGCGTCGAGGACGCGTTCTTCGCGCTCGACGCCGACTGGCGCTTCACGTACATCAACGACCGCGCCGAGTCGATGCTCAAGCGGTCGCGCCGCCAGCTCATCGGCCGGGTGATGTGGGACGAGTTCCCCGAGACCGTCGAGACCCAGTTCCCCGAGGGGTTCCACCAGGCGATGGAGACCCAGGAGCCCGTGTCCTTCGAGGTGTACCACAACCCCCTCGACACGTGGTTCGAGGCCAACGCCTACCCCTCCGGGTCAGGTCTCTCGGTGTACCTGCGCGACATCACCGACCGGAAGGAGCGAGAGAACGAGCTCGCACAGCACGCCCGCGTCGTGGAGGCGGTCCACGACGGCGTGCTCACCGTCGACGACGACGACCGCATCGCCAGCGTGAACGAGGCCATCGAGGAGACCCTCGGGGCGAGCCGCGACGAGCTCGTCGGCCAGCCGATCCGTCGGCTCCCCGAACTCGCGAGCATCGACTCCGAGGGCGCGATGGCCATCGGCGAGGCCATCGGCACCCTCCAGTCGGGCGAGACGAGCTACCAGCGCTTCGAGCTCTCGTTCGTCGACGCCGACGGCGAGGAGCGCATCGGCGAGATGCGGATGGTCCCGCTCGGCGAGGGCCTCGCGAGCGTCGCGGGCGTCATCCGCGACGTGACCGAGCAGCGCGAGTACGAGGAGACCGTCGACTCGCTGCACGAGGTCACGCGCTGGCTGTTCGGCGCGGAGGACGCCGCCGAGATCTGCTCGGTCGCGGTGCACGCCGCCGACGAACTGCTCGACCTGCCCATCTCGGGTGTCTGGCTGCTCGACGACGAACGCGGCTGTCTCGACCCGATGGCCGCGACGATGGGTGCCCACACCGAGCTCGGCGGCCTCCCCCAGTTCTACGAGGGCGAGGGGCTCGTCTGGGACGTCTACCGCGAGGGCGAGCCGAAGATGTTCGACGACCTCACCGAGGAGACGGGACTCTACAACGAGGACACGCCGCTGCGCTCGGAGATCATCGTCCCCATCGGCACCCACGGCGTCATCATGACCGGCTCGACGCGGGTCGAGGGCTTCGACGACACCGACCTCGAGCTGGTCTCGCTGCTGGCGTCGAACACCGAGGCCGCGCTCGACCGGTCCGACCGCGAGAAGCTGCTCCAGGACCGCAAGCAGTCGCTCGCCCGGCAGTCCGAGCGGCTCCGTGCCGTCGCGGACATCCTCTCGGAGGACCTCCAGCAGCACCTCGACGAGGTCGCCAGCGAGTTCGACGCGGAGAGCCAGGACCCCGCGGTGACGGAGACGCTCACCCGTGCCGAGGAGCTCGTCGACGACGTGCTCGAGTTCGCCCGCGACCAGAGCGCGATGGGTTCGCGCTCCTCGGTCGACTTCGAGAGCACACTGGCCGACGCACTCGACGCGTCCATCGCCGAGGACATGACCGTCTACCTCGAGTTCGAGGGCAGCGTGCGTGCCGAACGCGCCCGCTTCGTCCACATGCTCGAGACGGTGTTCAACGACGTGACGACCCGCGCCGAGGGCGACGCGACGGTCCGCATCGGCCCCGTCGAGGACGACGCCACCGGCAAGCCCACCGGCTTCTACATCCTCGACGACGCCGCCGCCATCCCCGAGACCGAGTTCGACCGCGTGTTCGAGCCGGAGACGACGACCGGCAGCGAACGCTCCGGGCTCGGGCTCGCCGTCGCCCGCGAGATCGCCGAGGCCCACGGCTGGGAGGTGGACGTGTCGACGGGACAGGCCGGCGGGACGCAGTTCTCCGTGACCGGGATGGTCACGTTCGAAGTGTCTCGGCGGTAA
- a CDS encoding NAD(P)/FAD-dependent oxidoreductase → MTVVVVGGGIVGMAAAYSLAERGVEVVLCEKGSVGSGSTERSAGGIRTQFSTRVNVRLSQASIAVWESFEKEFGVDIEYRRSGYLFLARDGATADDFESNVAMQREEGVDSELLAPEDAREYCPGLDPEPFRAATYCPTDGFADPHLALQGYSQAAAEAGVEVRTKTPVTAVHREDGDDGRVTGVETPDGTIEAEYVVNAAGPWASRLNELAGVDLPVVPKRRQVAVVDPETPVPESVPLTIDLDTGVYFRPEREGAALVGGHFGGDDPDADPDRFSTTADTDWTIEAVEHAADCAAYFGPETRIKNGWAGLYAVTPDHHPIVEEVAPGYLTAIGFSGHGFQHAPATGRIITDLVVDGETDLVDLDALSADRFERGETHDERNVA, encoded by the coding sequence ATGACAGTCGTCGTCGTGGGCGGTGGTATCGTCGGTATGGCGGCCGCGTACAGCCTCGCCGAGCGGGGCGTCGAGGTCGTACTCTGTGAGAAGGGGTCGGTCGGCTCGGGGAGCACCGAGCGCTCTGCGGGCGGCATCCGAACCCAGTTCTCGACGCGGGTGAACGTCAGGCTCTCGCAGGCGAGCATCGCAGTCTGGGAGTCGTTCGAGAAGGAGTTCGGCGTCGACATCGAGTACCGACGCTCCGGCTACCTCTTCCTGGCCCGCGACGGGGCGACCGCCGACGACTTCGAGTCGAACGTCGCCATGCAGCGCGAGGAGGGCGTCGACAGCGAACTGCTCGCCCCCGAGGACGCCCGGGAGTACTGTCCCGGGCTCGACCCGGAGCCGTTCCGCGCCGCGACGTACTGCCCGACGGACGGCTTCGCCGACCCGCACCTCGCGCTGCAGGGGTACTCCCAGGCGGCCGCCGAGGCCGGCGTCGAGGTGCGGACGAAGACGCCGGTGACGGCGGTGCACCGCGAGGACGGCGACGACGGCCGCGTCACCGGCGTCGAGACCCCGGACGGCACCATCGAGGCGGAGTACGTCGTCAACGCCGCCGGCCCGTGGGCGAGCCGACTCAACGAACTGGCCGGCGTCGACCTGCCCGTCGTACCGAAGCGCCGGCAGGTCGCCGTCGTCGACCCGGAGACGCCGGTCCCAGAGTCCGTCCCGCTGACCATCGACCTCGACACGGGCGTGTACTTCCGGCCCGAACGCGAGGGCGCGGCGCTCGTCGGCGGCCACTTCGGCGGCGACGACCCCGACGCGGACCCCGACCGGTTCTCCACGACGGCGGACACCGACTGGACCATCGAAGCGGTCGAGCACGCGGCCGACTGTGCCGCCTACTTCGGGCCGGAGACCAGAATCAAGAACGGCTGGGCGGGGCTGTACGCCGTCACGCCCGACCACCACCCCATCGTCGAGGAGGTCGCACCGGGCTACCTCACCGCCATCGGCTTCTCGGGGCACGGGTTCCAGCACGCCCCCGCCACGGGTCGGATCATCACGGACCTCGTCGTCGACGGCGAGACCGACCTCGTCGACCTCGACGCGCTCTCGGCCGACCGGTTCGAGCGCGGCGAGACCCACGACGAGCGGAACGTCGCCTGA
- a CDS encoding GNAT family N-acetyltransferase: MTTYRPLTDDEAATFHEFVTYAFRPQAGPGAMEYDPDEQHERDRLGAKRGVFDDDGDPLAVCRHFWFETTLRGATVEMPGLSAVASPPEHRRGGNVRRMLEGSVQEYHDREAPICALWPFEYGFYRQYGWETANRYVDIACPPETLEFAAEAADAEAERTGRETGDARWRRLDGDDWAAVDAVYRADTAGMDLTVHRDEDWWRYRRFTGWEDDPFVYGWGTEDELRAYVIYEVSEGDDGRELDVWEHRARDHEAYLRILAFCRDHDSQVSTVTLHEQPDTVLPDLVEDRGEVETELQGGPMVRIVDVADALETVGYDADGVVTLAVDDGLAPWNDGVFRLDVTDGVGTVHRVDDGADVDAGLDIGALSQMLAGYAPADRLAKTTDLRADDETLGTLDRLFPENDAAILDFF, from the coding sequence ATGACAACGTACCGCCCCCTCACGGACGACGAGGCGGCGACCTTCCACGAGTTCGTCACCTACGCGTTCCGGCCCCAGGCCGGCCCCGGGGCGATGGAGTACGACCCCGACGAGCAGCACGAACGCGACCGCCTCGGTGCAAAGCGCGGGGTGTTCGACGACGACGGCGACCCGCTCGCGGTCTGTCGGCACTTCTGGTTCGAGACGACGCTCCGCGGCGCGACCGTGGAGATGCCGGGGCTCTCCGCTGTCGCCTCGCCGCCCGAGCACCGCCGCGGTGGCAACGTCCGGCGGATGCTCGAGGGGTCGGTGCAGGAGTACCACGACCGCGAGGCCCCCATCTGCGCCCTGTGGCCGTTCGAGTACGGCTTCTACCGGCAGTACGGCTGGGAGACCGCGAACCGGTACGTCGACATCGCCTGCCCGCCGGAGACCCTCGAATTCGCCGCCGAGGCCGCCGACGCGGAGGCCGAGCGCACGGGTCGCGAGACGGGGGACGCCCGCTGGCGACGGCTCGACGGCGACGACTGGGCGGCCGTCGACGCCGTCTACCGCGCCGACACCGCAGGTATGGACCTGACCGTCCACCGCGACGAGGACTGGTGGCGATACCGCCGGTTCACCGGCTGGGAGGACGACCCGTTCGTCTACGGCTGGGGCACCGAGGACGAGCTGCGAGCGTACGTCATCTACGAGGTGAGCGAGGGAGACGACGGTCGCGAGCTGGACGTCTGGGAGCACCGGGCGCGCGACCACGAGGCGTACCTCCGCATCCTCGCGTTCTGCCGCGACCACGACTCGCAGGTGTCGACGGTGACGCTCCACGAGCAGCCCGACACCGTCCTGCCCGACCTGGTCGAGGACCGTGGCGAGGTCGAGACGGAGCTGCAGGGTGGGCCGATGGTCCGCATCGTCGACGTGGCCGACGCGCTGGAGACCGTCGGGTACGACGCCGACGGTGTGGTCACCCTCGCCGTCGACGATGGACTCGCACCGTGGAACGACGGGGTGTTCCGGCTCGACGTGACCGACGGCGTCGGGACGGTCCACCGAGTCGACGACGGGGCTGACGTCGACGCCGGGCTGGACATCGGCGCACTCAGCCAGATGCTCGCCGGCTACGCACCGGCGGACCGCCTGGCGAAGACGACCGACCTCCGAGCCGACGACGAGACGCTCGGGACGCTCGACCGCCTGTTCCCCGAGAACGACGCCGCCATCCTCGACTTCTTCTGA
- a CDS encoding glutathione S-transferase N-terminal domain-containing protein, which produces MLELYQSEGCPHSRKVRETLSALGVSYVAHNPRLPGDQGGDVTNETTHDRLTAVGDDQIPYLVDTDRDVTMYESDDIVEYLEEHYA; this is translated from the coding sequence ATGCTCGAACTGTACCAGTCGGAGGGCTGCCCGCATTCCCGGAAGGTCAGGGAGACGCTCTCGGCACTCGGCGTCTCGTACGTCGCACACAACCCACGACTCCCGGGCGACCAGGGCGGCGACGTGACCAACGAGACGACACACGACCGCCTCACGGCGGTCGGGGACGACCAGATACCGTACCTCGTCGATACGGACCGCGACGTCACGATGTACGAGAGCGACGACATCGTCGAGTACCTCGAGGAGCACTACGCCTAG
- a CDS encoding pyridoxal phosphate-dependent aminotransferase, translating into MGLETADRVRAVPPSGIRRFFELAEERDDVISLGVGEPDFSAPWAARDAAIDSLERGRTSYTSNRGLLELREAISGHVDDRYDLDYGPDEEILVTTGVSEAVDAALRALVDPGDTVAVVEPAYISYVPGVIFAGGEPLRVPTREADEFKLTPEALESAGAADADLLMLCYPNNPTGAVMTGEELEPVAEFCREHDLGVLSDEIYAELQYENEHTSIATLPGMRERTVVFNGFSKAYAMTGLRLGYAMAPPEVVTAINRVHQYGMLSAPTTAQYAALEALRSCDDEVEAMVDEYDRRRRFVLSRFDEMGVDCFRARGAFYVFPEVPTDESAEAFAEGLLKEQGVAMVPGDAFGDGGEGHLRVSYATGLDDLREAMDRFEAYISG; encoded by the coding sequence ATGGGGCTGGAGACCGCAGACCGCGTTCGGGCGGTACCGCCGTCGGGCATCCGCAGGTTCTTCGAGCTGGCGGAGGAACGCGACGACGTCATCTCGCTGGGCGTCGGCGAGCCGGACTTCTCCGCGCCGTGGGCGGCCCGCGACGCGGCCATCGACTCGCTGGAGCGCGGCCGGACGAGCTACACGTCGAACCGTGGGCTGCTGGAGCTCCGGGAGGCCATCTCGGGTCACGTCGACGACCGCTACGACCTCGACTACGGCCCGGACGAGGAGATCCTGGTGACGACGGGCGTGAGCGAGGCCGTCGACGCGGCGCTCCGGGCGCTCGTCGACCCCGGCGACACCGTCGCGGTGGTCGAGCCGGCGTACATCTCGTACGTGCCCGGCGTCATCTTCGCCGGCGGCGAGCCGCTGCGCGTGCCGACCCGGGAAGCCGACGAGTTCAAGCTCACCCCCGAGGCACTCGAGTCGGCTGGCGCGGCCGACGCCGACCTGCTGATGCTCTGTTACCCGAACAACCCGACCGGTGCGGTGATGACCGGCGAGGAGCTGGAGCCGGTCGCGGAGTTCTGCCGGGAGCACGACCTCGGCGTGCTCTCGGACGAGATCTACGCCGAGTTGCAGTACGAGAACGAGCACACCTCCATCGCCACCCTGCCGGGGATGCGCGAGCGCACCGTCGTCTTCAACGGCTTCTCGAAGGCCTACGCGATGACGGGGCTGCGGCTGGGCTACGCGATGGCCCCGCCCGAGGTGGTCACTGCCATCAACCGCGTCCACCAGTACGGGATGCTGTCGGCACCGACGACAGCGCAGTACGCCGCGCTCGAGGCGCTGCGCTCCTGCGACGACGAGGTCGAGGCGATGGTCGACGAGTACGACCGCCGGCGACGGTTCGTCCTCTCCCGGTTCGACGAGATGGGTGTCGACTGCTTCCGGGCCAGAGGCGCGTTCTACGTCTTCCCCGAGGTACCGACCGACGAGTCCGCCGAGGCGTTCGCCGAGGGCCTGCTGAAGGAGCAGGGCGTCGCGATGGTCCCCGGCGACGCGTTCGGCGACGGCGGCGAGGGCCACCTCCGCGTCTCCTACGCGACCGGGCTCGACGACCTCCGCGAGGCGATGGACCGGTTCGAGGCGTACATCTCGGGCTGA
- a CDS encoding Lrp/AsnC family transcriptional regulator, with product MTARDDLLDLLVEDARHTTADLARMTDLTENEVEAALAALEEEGVVAGYQAIVDWERTDREVVRATVELNVTLDRETGYGDIAERLARFPQVKTLRLVSGDYDFLMEVEGSSMHDVSIFISEKVAPVPEVTQTVTHYVMTTYKDRGVVLDDDDEDDRLSVSP from the coding sequence ATGACGGCACGGGACGACCTGCTCGACCTGCTGGTCGAGGACGCACGTCACACGACGGCGGACCTCGCACGCATGACCGACCTGACCGAGAACGAGGTCGAGGCGGCACTCGCGGCACTGGAAGAGGAGGGAGTCGTCGCTGGCTACCAGGCCATCGTCGACTGGGAGCGGACCGACCGCGAGGTGGTCCGCGCGACGGTGGAGCTCAACGTCACCCTCGACCGCGAGACGGGCTACGGCGACATCGCCGAACGGCTCGCGCGCTTCCCGCAGGTCAAGACCCTCCGGCTGGTCAGCGGCGACTACGACTTCCTCATGGAGGTCGAGGGGTCGTCGATGCACGACGTCTCCATCTTCATCAGCGAGAAGGTCGCGCCCGTCCCGGAGGTCACCCAGACGGTCACGCACTACGTCATGACGACGTACAAGGACCGCGGGGTCGTCCTGGACGACGACGACGAAGACGACCGGCTCTCGGTGTCACCCTGA
- a CDS encoding DUF6159 family protein has translation MGLLTRLRTGWALTKDSIRVLRDDPELAVFPLVGGVGGLCYVALLVGGTSVVGGFGSDVVALGVLFLLYLGTTFVASFSTAALMHETRTAFEGGEPSFRSGMAAAWRNKGTLLVWSVISATVGVVVQLIDSQDSLLAEILAGIVSVAWSILTYFVVPVIAFEDVSVREAVRRSGETFKGTWGETAGAHFGVGIVTFLFMLPVVIVAGTVLFLGIASGSGFGFGASVAVAAVLLVGVYLFSASLSSIAKTALYVYATEGRRPGAFEDVDLGHVPD, from the coding sequence ATGGGACTGCTCACACGCCTCCGGACCGGCTGGGCGCTCACGAAGGACAGTATCCGGGTGCTCCGCGACGACCCCGAGCTGGCGGTGTTCCCGCTGGTCGGCGGCGTCGGTGGGCTCTGCTACGTCGCACTACTGGTCGGAGGTACGTCAGTCGTCGGCGGGTTCGGGTCCGATGTCGTCGCGCTCGGCGTGCTGTTCCTGCTCTACCTCGGGACGACGTTCGTCGCCTCCTTCTCCACGGCGGCGCTGATGCACGAGACGCGGACCGCGTTCGAGGGTGGCGAACCGTCGTTCCGGAGCGGGATGGCCGCCGCGTGGCGCAACAAGGGCACGCTGCTCGTCTGGTCGGTGATATCGGCGACCGTCGGCGTCGTCGTCCAGCTCATCGACAGCCAGGACAGCCTCCTCGCCGAGATCCTGGCGGGCATCGTCAGCGTCGCGTGGTCCATCCTCACCTACTTCGTCGTCCCCGTCATCGCCTTCGAGGACGTCTCGGTCCGGGAGGCGGTTCGCCGGAGCGGTGAGACGTTCAAGGGGACGTGGGGCGAGACCGCCGGTGCGCACTTCGGCGTGGGTATCGTCACGTTCCTGTTCATGCTGCCGGTCGTCATCGTCGCGGGTACGGTCCTGTTCCTCGGCATCGCGTCGGGGAGCGGCTTCGGGTTCGGCGCGTCGGTGGCCGTCGCCGCCGTCCTGCTCGTCGGTGTGTACCTGTTCAGCGCGTCGCTGTCGAGCATCGCCAAGACGGCCCTGTACGTCTACGCGACGGAGGGGCGTCGCCCGGGCGCGTTCGAGGACGTCGACCTCGGTCACGTCCCCGACTGA
- a CDS encoding thioredoxin family protein produces MVQMESDSNLGAGDVAPDFELPGVDGETYTLDSFADAEALLLVFTCNHCPYAQAKFDLLNELAAEHDDVAVVGINPNDAEEYPDDSFDAMREWTADGRIQYDAYLRDESQEVAAEYGAVCTPDPFLFANEDGEFRLVYQGRLDDALNPEDEPTRFHVREAIDAVLAGEDVDLEWEPSRGCSIKWKDDD; encoded by the coding sequence ATGGTCCAGATGGAGTCAGACTCGAACCTCGGAGCCGGTGACGTCGCACCCGACTTCGAACTGCCGGGTGTCGACGGCGAGACGTACACGCTCGACAGCTTCGCCGACGCCGAGGCGCTGCTGCTCGTGTTCACCTGCAACCACTGCCCCTACGCGCAGGCGAAGTTCGACCTGCTGAACGAGCTCGCGGCCGAGCACGACGACGTGGCCGTCGTCGGCATCAACCCGAACGACGCCGAGGAGTACCCGGACGACTCCTTCGACGCGATGCGCGAGTGGACCGCGGACGGGCGCATCCAGTACGACGCCTACCTCCGCGACGAGTCCCAGGAGGTCGCGGCCGAGTACGGTGCGGTCTGCACCCCCGACCCGTTCCTGTTCGCCAACGAGGACGGCGAGTTCCGACTCGTCTACCAGGGCCGCCTCGACGACGCCCTGAACCCGGAGGACGAGCCGACGCGGTTCCACGTCCGCGAGGCCATCGACGCCGTCCTCGCCGGCGAGGACGTCGACCTCGAGTGGGAGCCCTCGCGTGGCTGCTCCATCAAGTGGAAGGACGACGACTGA
- a CDS encoding NADH:flavin oxidoreductase/NADH oxidase: protein MSDLFADLSIRETRVPNRVMVSPMCQYSCAGDGLATDWHQQHLGSRAVGGAGIVMTEATAVSPAGRISPDDLGIWSDAHADALAPIAAFIAGQGSVPAIQLAHAGHKGSKTPPWDGSTPVQPDGDGWVAPSPSAEAYPYDDDKTVATMTTEEVESVVDDFRAAAERALDAGFEIAEVHAAHGYLLHEFCSPVTNRRDDRYGGDFEDRTRVVREATAAVREVWPDGKPVFVRVSATDWLPDRDSWTVDDTARLAGDLADEGADLIDVSAGGLHPDQQIPDTGPGYQVPYAERVDEATDALVGAVGGITAPEQADELIRNGRADLAIVGREHLRDPYFTLHAAEKLGREDEVEWPIQYRRAV, encoded by the coding sequence ATGAGCGACCTCTTCGCAGACCTGTCGATACGCGAGACGAGGGTGCCGAACCGCGTGATGGTCTCCCCGATGTGCCAGTACTCCTGTGCGGGCGACGGGCTGGCGACGGACTGGCACCAGCAACATCTGGGCAGTCGGGCCGTCGGCGGCGCGGGCATCGTCATGACCGAGGCGACGGCCGTCTCGCCCGCGGGCCGCATCTCCCCCGACGACCTCGGCATCTGGAGCGACGCGCACGCCGACGCGCTCGCGCCCATCGCCGCCTTCATCGCCGGACAGGGCTCGGTGCCGGCCATCCAGCTCGCACACGCCGGCCACAAGGGCTCGAAGACGCCCCCGTGGGACGGCTCGACGCCGGTGCAGCCCGACGGTGACGGCTGGGTCGCGCCCTCGCCGTCCGCCGAGGCGTATCCCTACGACGACGACAAGACCGTCGCGACGATGACGACCGAGGAGGTAGAGAGCGTCGTCGACGACTTCCGGGCCGCGGCCGAGCGCGCACTCGACGCCGGCTTCGAGATCGCGGAGGTCCACGCCGCCCACGGCTACCTGCTCCACGAGTTCTGCTCGCCGGTGACGAACCGCCGCGACGACCGCTACGGCGGCGACTTCGAGGACCGGACCAGAGTCGTCCGCGAGGCGACCGCGGCAGTCCGCGAGGTCTGGCCCGACGGGAAGCCCGTCTTCGTCCGCGTGTCGGCGACGGACTGGCTGCCCGACCGCGACTCGTGGACCGTCGACGACACCGCCCGGCTGGCCGGCGATCTCGCCGACGAGGGGGCGGACCTGATAGACGTCTCGGCGGGCGGGCTCCACCCCGACCAGCAGATCCCGGACACGGGGCCGGGCTACCAGGTGCCCTACGCGGAGCGCGTTGACGAGGCGACCGACGCGCTGGTCGGTGCAGTCGGCGGGATCACGGCCCCCGAGCAGGCCGACGAACTGATACGGAACGGCCGGGCCGACCTCGCCATCGTCGGTCGCGAGCACCTGCGGGATCCGTACTTCACGCTGCACGCCGCGGAGAAACTCGGCAGAGAAGACGAGGTCGAGTGGCCGATACAGTACCGGCGCGCGGTCTGA
- a CDS encoding BtpA/SgcQ family protein, with protein sequence MNLQETFGTDAPVVGMVHLPPLPGAPRFDGDRAGLREQMLADASALEVGGVDGIMVENFGDAPFYPEDVPKHVVAEMASLGTELVDEVSIPVGINVLRNDAEAALSIAAAVDADYVRVNAHVGATVTDQGLIQGKAHETMRLRDRLDADVAVLADVGVKHAAPLADRPMREELVDAVERGLADGIVVSGSGTGDPTDRSVLETARETIDDAVPGTPLFVGSGVTAETVDGTLELADGVVVGTALKEGGETTNLVDEDRVRAVVDAARDR encoded by the coding sequence ATGAACCTGCAGGAGACGTTCGGGACGGACGCACCGGTCGTCGGCATGGTCCACCTGCCGCCGCTGCCGGGTGCACCCCGGTTCGACGGCGACCGCGCGGGACTGCGAGAACAGATGCTGGCAGATGCCAGCGCGCTCGAAGTCGGCGGTGTGGACGGCATCATGGTCGAGAACTTCGGCGACGCGCCGTTCTACCCCGAGGACGTGCCGAAGCACGTCGTCGCCGAGATGGCGTCCCTCGGGACGGAGCTGGTCGACGAGGTGTCGATCCCGGTCGGCATCAACGTGCTCCGGAACGACGCCGAGGCCGCGCTTTCCATCGCGGCCGCGGTCGACGCGGACTACGTCCGGGTGAACGCACACGTCGGCGCGACGGTCACCGACCAGGGGCTCATCCAGGGGAAGGCCCACGAGACGATGCGGCTGCGCGACCGGCTCGACGCGGACGTGGCCGTGCTCGCCGACGTTGGCGTCAAGCACGCCGCACCGCTGGCGGACCGGCCGATGCGCGAGGAGCTGGTCGACGCGGTGGAGCGCGGGCTCGCCGACGGCATCGTCGTCTCCGGCTCGGGCACGGGCGACCCGACCGACCGGAGCGTCCTGGAGACCGCCCGCGAGACCATCGACGATGCGGTTCCGGGCACGCCGCTGTTCGTCGGGAGCGGTGTGACCGCGGAGACCGTGGACGGGACGCTCGAACTGGCCGACGGCGTCGTCGTCGGGACCGCGCTGAAGGAGGGCGGCGAGACGACGAACCTCGTCGACGAGGACCGGGTCCGTGCGGTCGTCGACGCGGCGCGGGATCGATAA
- a CDS encoding DJ-1/PfpI family protein yields the protein MSGKKILLLAGDFVEDYEIMVPFQALQAVGHEVHAVCPEKTSEDAVKTAVHDFRGDQTYLETRGHDFALNATFDDIDPAEYDALVVPGGRAPEYLRNYDQVIDTVQHFFEADKPVACICHGMQILAAAGVVEGYGCTAYPALKYDVEEAGGTWHDGVTTDRNLVTAQAWPDHPEWLSQFLEVLGTEISHGEPVPADD from the coding sequence CTCGCGGGTGACTTCGTCGAGGACTACGAGATCATGGTGCCGTTCCAGGCGCTCCAGGCCGTCGGCCACGAGGTACACGCGGTCTGTCCCGAGAAGACGAGCGAAGACGCGGTCAAGACAGCCGTCCACGACTTCCGGGGGGACCAGACGTACCTCGAGACCCGGGGTCACGACTTCGCGCTGAACGCGACGTTCGACGACATCGACCCCGCGGAGTACGACGCACTGGTCGTCCCCGGGGGGCGCGCGCCGGAGTACCTGCGCAACTACGACCAGGTCATCGACACCGTCCAGCACTTCTTCGAGGCGGACAAGCCCGTCGCCTGCATCTGCCACGGGATGCAGATCCTCGCGGCCGCCGGCGTGGTCGAGGGCTACGGCTGCACGGCGTACCCCGCCCTGAAGTACGACGTCGAGGAGGCCGGCGGCACGTGGCACGACGGCGTGACGACCGACCGGAACCTCGTCACCGCCCAGGCCTGGCCGGACCACCCCGAGTGGCTCTCGCAGTTCCTCGAGGTGCTCGGCACCGAGATCAGCCACGGCGAACCCGTCCCGGCCGACGACTGA